The sequence TCGTCCCTTCATCTGCGTGAGCGAAGAAGAAAAGGTAATAAAGCCAATATTGCTATACCCCTGTTTAATCAGGTAGCTTGTAGCATTCTCTGCACTCGGCTCATTGTCGATGACTACATAATCCGTCTTTACTTTGGGTAAGTAACGATCGAACATCACCACCGGCATTCCTGCTTTGATCAGTTCATTCACCTCCTTCTCTACCCCCGGAGGCGGAGAAATAATATAACCATCTACACTTCTATCTTTCAATACATTGATCAACTCCTTCGTCTTCTCCGTATCATTATCCGTACTGCAATAGATAATCCTATACCCTTCCTTATAGGCCTCATTCTCGATCAAACGGGCAATAGTAGCAAAGAATGGGTCAGAGATGCTCTCTACCATCAAACCAATAATATGAGATTTTCCCGTTCTCAACCCACGGGCAATAGGACTTGGCCGATACCCTACCTCCTGTATATATTTCTCTACCCGCTCCACCAGTTCCTCGCTGATCCGCTTCTCCTCCGCCTTTCCATTCAGGATAAAAGAGACCGCTGTCTTGGAAATATTCAGGCCATCAGCAATATCCTTGATTCTTAATTTCTTCACAAGTGGTTATTTAAGATCAAAAATAGATTATTTTTTAGCCAGCCTTGGATAATTATAACCGAATAATAAAATCACGATATAACAAATGATAGGCAGATAATACGCCGTAGCCACGTTGTGATTGGCGATCAACCCCATCAGAGGAGGAAAAATTCCACCTCCTACCACGCCCATCACGATGAAAGAAGAGGCCTGCTGTGTGTGCTTACCCAGATTTTTCAACCCCAGACTAAAGATAGTCGGGAACATAATGCTGAAAAAGAAATTGATCATTAACAACGCTACAAACGACACCCATCCCCACTGCTGCGCGACTATCACACACATCACGATATTCATACCTGCAAACATAGCCAACAGCTTATAAGGGGCAATGATACGCATCAAACCCGTACCCACAAAGCGACCTATCATCAGCAGGATCATACTCAATGAGAAAAAATACCCTGCCTTTTCATCACTCAACCCCATCACATCATGCCCATAATTGATAAAATATGCCCAGGTACCTCCCTGTGCCGCTGTATTGAAAAACTGTGCTATAGCCGCAAATACGAAGTGTTTCTGTCGGATCAGGGGCTTTGCTTCACCCAGGTCTTCATGCGTTGCATATTGCAATTTTGGAATGCGAATAAATAAAAAAACCACTGCCAGCGTAGCGATCACCCCTCCTATCACCATGTATAAATCCCGCACAGCCAGTAGATCATTTGATTCTTTCAGGATGATATAACTACCCAGCGCAGGGCCTATCACCCCTCCCAGGCCATTGAAAGACTGGGCAAAATTGATACGCTGATCACTGGTACGCTGATCTCCCAAAGATGCGATCAACGGATGGGCGACTGTTTCCAAAGTAGCCAGTCCACATGCCAGCACAAACAACGCCAACCGGAAATAATTAAAAGAAACTGCTTCTGCTGCGGGAATAAACAAAAACGCACCCGAGGCATATAATAACAGACCTAATAAAATGCCACGTTTATAACCAAACCGCTTCATGAATATACCTGCCGGTATCCCCATCACTGCATACGCTCCAAAAAGGGATAACTGTACCAACCCGGATCTAGACTTTGAAATATGTAAGACATGCTGAAAATGCCGGTTCAATACATCTCCCAGTGTGAGTGCTACTCCCCAGCATAAAAACAGGGAGGTCACAAATAAAAAGATAGTCAGGTATTTTCTTTCCGTGAAATTTGGTCGAACGCTCATTATTATTCCTTTTTACCGGCGACCGCGACAGCGACTCTCGAATCCGCACAGCCGTAATAAAGGAACCATTTATTATTGAATAACACAAGTCCTTCTATAAAAACAGTACCCGCAGGATATTGGCCGCTTTTTTCAAAAGCTTCCTGTGGGATAAGGAAAGGTTGATCCAGCCGGTCTAAAAGCTGGTCAGGATGTTCGCCATCAAATAATGCCTGTCCGGCAGCATAGGTATTGGCAGTATAGCGCTTATCACCATTAGCAGCGTTGTTCTTGCCGTTATATAACAAGACGATCCCCTGATCGGTTTTGACTGCCGGAGGGCCACATTCTGTGAGGTCACTATCAAAATACCCCTTTCTTGGTGACATCAATTCTTTCAGCTTACCATCTGGTGTTGTGAGCGGTGTCCATTCATAGAGATTATCGGATGTAGCTGCATAGACATGGTGCTCTCCCCAATACATCCAGTATTTGCCATTTACTTTGGAAATGACCAGCTGACCATTATTTACCGCTGTGAGGATGGAAGCAGATTTGGAAGCGATATCCCGGAAGGCGCCATTGAATACCGGACCTTTTTTCTCCCAGTGAATCAGGTCCTTGGATAGTGCAGCACCTAAACGCGGCACTTTATTGTTCCATTCTGTATACAATACAAGGTAGGTACCCTCTTTTGTCACTGCTACGCGGGGATCTTCACAACCACCTTTCCATTCAAATTCTTTTGCGTTGTCATTGTCAGGGAATAAAACAGGTTCTTTAGAGCGGGTTTTAATCAAAAGTCCGTCTTCACTGGTGGCGAGACCAACACGTGAGGTGCGCATACCAATGCCTTTGCCAGAGCAGTCTTCTGCTCTGTACAAAATACAAACCTTGCCATCTTTTAATACGGCGGCAGGATTGAATGTATCATTGGATTCCCAACCTACCAGTTCCCCCGTCATAGGGTCGCGGAAACTTGTTGTAGAATCAGGGCTTATTAAAGGATTTACGCCCGCAGGACGCACGAATGGGCCAAGTGCCCAGGAACCCGCAGAAGTAAGCGAAAACGGCTTGTCTGCTGGCTTTATTCCCCTTTGTTTATTCGGTTCGGGCCCCATTACAAGGTGCAACACCCCACCATTCATAATTGCATTATGCGTGATATAATTATGTTCATAAGGCACTCCA is a genomic window of Chitinophaga sp. LS1 containing:
- a CDS encoding LacI family DNA-binding transcriptional regulator, whose amino-acid sequence is MKKLRIKDIADGLNISKTAVSFILNGKAEEKRISEELVERVEKYIQEVGYRPSPIARGLRTGKSHIIGLMVESISDPFFATIARLIENEAYKEGYRIIYCSTDNDTEKTKELINVLKDRSVDGYIISPPPGVEKEVNELIKAGMPVVMFDRYLPKVKTDYVVIDNEPSAENATSYLIKQGYSNIGFITFSSSLTQMKGRLKGYKNALKNEGLKSYVLEIDFTPEEKVMVQTVRNFLVANPKLDAILFGAIQAGSCGLKAMTQLKLKVPEDLAVISFDDHDIFELFATPVTAIAQPIEKIAHKVIGLLLDRLDPEKISAEPREVVLKTKMKVRGSSVVKNPKKYLESK
- a CDS encoding sugar MFS transporter codes for the protein MSVRPNFTERKYLTIFLFVTSLFLCWGVALTLGDVLNRHFQHVLHISKSRSGLVQLSLFGAYAVMGIPAGIFMKRFGYKRGILLGLLLYASGAFLFIPAAEAVSFNYFRLALFVLACGLATLETVAHPLIASLGDQRTSDQRINFAQSFNGLGGVIGPALGSYIILKESNDLLAVRDLYMVIGGVIATLAVVFLFIRIPKLQYATHEDLGEAKPLIRQKHFVFAAIAQFFNTAAQGGTWAYFINYGHDVMGLSDEKAGYFFSLSMILLMIGRFVGTGLMRIIAPYKLLAMFAGMNIVMCVIVAQQWGWVSFVALLMINFFFSIMFPTIFSLGLKNLGKHTQQASSFIVMGVVGGGIFPPLMGLIANHNVATAYYLPIICYIVILLFGYNYPRLAKK